In Saccharomyces eubayanus strain FM1318 chromosome XV, whole genome shotgun sequence, a single window of DNA contains:
- the MYO1 gene encoding myosin 1 gives MTGGQSCGSNMIVWIPDEKDVFIKGELTNTDITKNKLTGQEEQIGIVHPLDSAEASNLVHVRISHVFPVNPSTFDKVENMSELTHLNEPSVLYNLEKRYHSDLIYTYSGLFLVAINPYRNLNLYSGDLISLYHNNHRQLSEDGLQNDTYEKLPPHIFAIAEEAYENLLSEGKNQSILVTGESGAGKTENTKKILQYLASITSVSSSSNATPVNNGSVVESFEMKILQSNPVLESFGNAQTVRNNNSSRFGKFIKIEFNEHGMINGAHIEWYLLEKSRIVQQNAKERNYHIFYQLLSGLDDHELKKLCLKSRNIKDYKILSNSNQDIIPGINDAENFKDLFSALSIIGFSKDQIRGIFQVVAIILLIGNIEFVSDRAEQASFKNDVGPICNVLGVDEKDFQTAILRPRSKAGKEWVSQSKNSQQAKFILNALSRTLYERLFGYIVDMINKNLDHGSTTLSYIGLLDIAGFEIFENNSFEQLCINYTNEKLQQFFNNHMFVLEQSEYLKENIQWNYIDYGKDLQLTIELIESKGPPTGVLPLLDEEAVLPKSTDESFYSKLISTWDQNSPKFKRSKLRNGFILKHYAGDVEYTVEGWLSKNKDPLNDNLLSVLSISQNDIISRLFNSEGGKSSSQEKQTSDQEVKKSTRTSTFKTTSSRHREQQITLLNQLASTHPHFVRCIIPNNVKKANTFDRKLILDQLRCNGVLEGIRLAREGYPNRIAFQEFFQRYKILYPETSNSVPFHSKLRTGIKQNCEFLLSSLQLDANVYKIGTTKLFFKAGVLADLEKQKDAKLNSIMIKITASIRGCIIRKEITSHLQKLKNARAIGGTFRLYNQLVKEDPWFNLFIRIKPLLISSNDMSRTKKFNEQINKLKDNLQEMESKKKFLEDRNQSTVNELKDTQELLKLEKENLRKNESLLKRVKTNSETLQSQFDDIVTEKNEINKQKLQIIQNLERAEQTIQELQGVINERETALTKLSSKNDQLMRQISDLNNDISKEQNSQSLINESRLKLEAEIKKLKEVISSKDSEINSFNEKLSSSEEDLDIKLVTLEKNCNIAMSRLQSLVAENSDLRSKNENLQKEKAVLSNQLKNKENELQKMREKIDNHQKELAIFSKQRDDAVNEHGKITVELKETRNQLTEYKSNCQKIEDEYSNFQRQMKEKEQKKRTDLAESLNDNKVKELEARLSQEISLNQYLNKRISGPSIQSNSSPTERSVSHADDSLNKEDVMKKYYDLQLAFTEVTRNLENEIEEKKNLISRLRFTETRLASSSFDDQKVRAQMKKLKKLVQDMDPNIQLDSLLEEPLNRSTSESDINKLMSEVEYLKRQLDIEARAHYDAENVITALHDKFRKIQGEGSLSSSDIYKLKFEASEERVKSLEDKLKTMPLRDRTNLPVGDIIKNRDSISKYEEEIRYYKLENYKLQEILNESNGKLSKLTHELRQSNSKEALLSEQLARLQKDLESTERQKELLSSTMKQQKQQFEDCMDDLQGNELQLREHVHALKQAQEDVKSMATIIERLKTQNKQKEKLIWEREMERNDSDMQLQETLLELKRVQDVKKILSDDLSHLKERLGAVEDRSQYTDEINRLKEELNRSLKTETNLKKEFATLKYRLETSNNDSEAKISDLLKQLDHYTKVVEMLNNERDAVSLSENELYQKFEALNTECQSLRSTVASLSKIKEELESNLKLKTDELDASSTAFTKSAQENKEITEKIKYLEETLKLQIEQNARNGELVRKLQDSSNVFREKFDNEKQKNIDLFEENQSSQKLITDLQSHLENLQDRLSDTSEKKAWLAKIHELENLVSQETKLKYEEMKKNKNMERMVEDLQNKNSQQSDVIELANRNRAEFEETALKYEAQISELEKYISQQELDIKKSIRDNSSYHDKVQEMAQEIEFWKTRYESTMIGSKNMDSNNAEGGVFI, from the coding sequence ATGACTGGCGGACAGTCTTGCGGTAGTAATATGATTGTCTGGATACCAGATGAGAAGGATGTTTTCATAAAAGGGGAGTTAACGAATACCGATATCACCAAAAATAAACTCACAGGGCAGGAAGAGCAGATAGGGATTGTTCATCCCTTGGATTCGGCAGAGGCCTCAAATCTTGTTCATGTGCGAATATCCCATGTATTCCCAGTTAATCCGTCAACGTTTGACAAGGTAGAGAACATGTCGGAGTTGACCCATTTGAACGAGCCCTCTGTGCTTTATAATTTAGAGAAAAGGTACCACTCTGATCTGATTTACACTTATTCcggtttatttttggtcGCCATCAACCCTTATCGCAACTTAAATCTATATTCCGGGGACCTTATAAGCTTGTACCATAACAACCATAGGCAGCTATCTGAGGATGGCTTACAAAACGACACTTATGAAAAACTACCACCTCACATCTTTGCGATTGCTGAAGAAGCTTACGAGAACCTTTTATCTGAAGGTAAAAACCAATCCATTTTAGTAACGGGTGAATCTGGTGCAGGTAAGACGGAAAACACGAAGAAGATCCTGCAATATTTAGCGTCTATAACTTCcgtttcctcttcatcaaatgCCACACCGGTCAATAACGGTTCTGTTGTAGAAAGTTTCGAAATGAAAATCTTACAAAGTAATCCTGTTTTAGAATCATTTGGTAATGCGCAAACTGTACGAAACAACAACTCTTCTAGATTTGGTAAATTCATAAAGATTGAATTTAATGAACACGGTATGATCAATGGTGCGCATATTGAATGGTACCttttagaaaaatcaagaatcGTACAACAAAACGCAAAGGAAAGAAACTACCACATCTTTTACCAGTTATTATCCGGATTAGATGATCatgaattaaaaaaattgtgtCTAAAATCTAGAAACATAAAGGATtacaaaattttatcaaactCCAACCAAGACATTATACCAGGAATTAATGATgctgaaaatttcaaggACCTGTTTTCGGCGTTAAGTATTATCGGATTCTCAAAAGATCAAATAAGAGGGATATTCCAAGTAGTGGCAATTATTTTGTTAATTGGTAACATCGAATTTGTCTCAGATAGAGCAGAACAAgcttcttttaaaaatgaCGTTGGCCCAATCTGTAATGTTTTGGGTGTGGACGAGaaagattttcaaactgCCATTTTAAGGCCTAGATCAAAAGCTGGCAAAGAGTGGGTTTCGCAATCCAAAAACTCTCAACAAGCCAAATTTATTTTAAATGCGCTGTCGAGAACTCTTTACGAACGACTTTTTGGATACATTGTCGATATGATCAATAAGAATTTGGATCATGGCAGCACGACTTTGAGTTATATCGGATTATTAGATATCGCaggttttgaaatttttgaaaacaactCCTTTGAACAACTGTGCATCAATTAtacaaatgaaaaactacaacagtttttcaataatcatatgtttgttttggaaCAAAGCGAATATCTAAAGGAAAATATACAATGGAATTACATCGATTATGGTAAGGATTTGCAGTTGACGATCGAGTTAATTGAAAGCAAGGGTCCTCCAACTGGTGTGCTCCCGTTATTAGATGAAGAAGCTGTCCTGCCAAAGTCAACTGATGAGTCATTCTACTCTAAGCTGATTTCAACATGGGACCAAAACTCTCCTAAATTTAAACGTTCAAAATTGAGAAATGGGTTCATTTTGAAGCACTATGCTGGGGACGTAGAATATACTGTTGAGGGCTGGTTATCTAAGAACAAAGACCCACTAAACGACAATCTTTTATCCGTATTGTCTATCTCCCAAAATGATATCATTTCCAGACTATTCAACTCGGAGGGTGGAAAATCTTCTAGTCAAGAAAAGCAGACCTCTGATCAAGAGGTAAAAAAGTCAACTAGAACAAGTACTTTCAAGACCACGTCATCACGCCATAGAGAACAACAAATAACATTACTAAATCAGTTAGCTTCTACGCATCCACACTTTGTTCGTTGCATTATTCCAAACAACGTTAAAAAGGCAAACACGTTTGACAGGAAGTTAATCTTGGATCAACTGCGCTGTAACGGTGTCCTAGAGGGTATCAGACTTGCCAGAGAAGGTTACCCAAATAGAATAGCATTTCAAGAGTTTTTCCAGCGATATAAGATTTTGTATCCTGAAACTTCAAACTCTGTACCGTTTCATTCCAAATTAAGGACCGGCATCAAACAAAACTGCGAGTTTCTTCTATCTTCTTTACAATTGGATGCAAATGTTTATAAGATCGGTACTACAAAACTCTTTTTTAAAGCTGGAGTATTAGCTGATctggaaaaacaaaaagatgCTAAATTGAACTCTATAATGATTAAAATCACAGCAAGCATACGTGGGTGCATTATAAGGAAGGAAATAACTTCTCATTtacaaaaattgaagaatgCGAGGGCAATTGGTGGTACTTTCAGACTATACAATCAATTAGTAAAAGAAGATCCCTGGTTCAACTTGTTCATTAGAATTAAACCTCTCTTAATATCGTCCAATGATATGTCACgaaccaaaaaatttaatgaacaaataaacaaactaAAGGATAACCTACAGGAGATGgaatctaaaaaaaaatttttggaagataGAAATCAAAGTACCGTTAATGAATTGAAAGATACGCAAGAATTGCTAAAactagaaaaagaaaatttaagaaaaaacGAAAGTTTATTAAAGAGAGTTAAAACCAATTCAGAAACGTTGCAAAGTCAATTTGACGATATTGTTacggaaaaaaatgaaattaatAAGCAAAAATTACAAATTATACAAAACCTTGAAAGAGCCGAGCAAACGATCCAAGAACTTCAAGGAGTTATTAATGAACGGGAAACTGCCTTAACAAAGTTAAGTTCAAAGAATGACCAATTAATGCGGCAAATTTCAGATTTGAACAACGATATTTCTAAGGAGCAAAACTCACAGTCCTTAATCAACGAATCTCGGTTGAAGTTGGAAgctgaaataaaaaaactgaaagaaGTCATAAGCTCGAAAGATAGCGAAATAAACTCTTTCAATGAGAAATTAAGCTCctcagaagaagatttagaTATCAAATTAGTCACTTTAGAGAAAAACTGTAACATTGCAATGTCCAGACTTCAATCCTTGGTGGCAGAGAACTCAGATTTGCGTTCAAAGAATGAGAATCtccagaaagaaaaagctgtATTGAGTAACCAATTAAAAAACAAGGAAAATGAACTACAGAAAATGAGAGAAAAGATAGATAACCATCAAAAAGAGCTAGCCATTTTTTCTAAGCAAAGAGATGATGCAGTCAATGAACACGGTAAAATTACTGTTGAATTGAAGGAAACCAGAAACCAGCTCACTGAATATAAATCGAACTGTCAAAAGATTGAAGACGAATATTCCaactttcaaagacaaatgaaagaaaaagaacaaaagaaaagaactgACTTAGCGGAATCTTTGAATGATAACAAGGTCAAGGAATTAGAAGCTCGCCTATCACAAGAGATATCATTGAATCAGTACTTGAATAAGAGGATATCTGGTCCATCTATACAATCCAATAGTTCGCCAACGGAACGTTCTGTATCACATGCCGATGACTCACTCAATAAAGAAGATGTAATGAAAAAGTACTATGACCTTCAACTAGCATTTACTGAAGTGACTAGAAATTTGGAGAACGAGATtgaggagaagaagaacttgaTTTCTAGATTAAGATTTACAGAAACAAGGCTagcttcttcatcattcGATGATCAGAAAGTTAGAGctcaaatgaaaaagttaaaaaaactaGTCCAAGATATGGATCCTAACATTCAGTTGGATAGTCTTTTGGAGGAGCCCCTAAACCGTTCTACCAGTGAATCAGATATCAATAAATTGATGTCAGAAGTCGAATATTTAAAGAGACAATTAGATATCGAAGCAAGAGCTCATTATGATGCAGAAAATGTCATAACTGCCTTACACGAtaaattcagaaaaattCAAGGGGAAGGCTCCCTATCATCCTCCGACATTTATAAACTGAAGTTTGAAGCCAGTGAAGAGAGGGTTAAGTCTTTGGAAGACAAGCTAAAAACTATGCCTTTACGTGATAGAACGAATTTGCCCGTTGGTGATATTATAAAGAACCGTGATAGTATATCGAAGtacgaagaagaaatcagaTACTATAAGCTTGAAAATTACAAACTTCAGGAAATACTGAATGAATCCAACGGAAAGTTGAGTAAATTGACCCATGAGCTGAGACAATCAAACTCAAAAGAGGCCTTACTTAGTGAACAACTAGCCAGATTACAAAAGGATCTTGAATCTACTGAACGCCAAAAAGAATTACTTTCATCCACTatgaaacaacaaaaacaacaatttgAAGACTGTATGGACGATCTACAAGGGAACGAACTACAGCTAAGAGAGCATGTTCACGCACTCAAACAAGCTCAAGAGGATGTAAAGAGTATGGCGACTATCATTGAGAGACTAAAGactcaaaacaaacaaaaggaaaagctCATTTGGGAACgtgaaatggaaagaaatgattCAGATATGCAGTTACAGGAAACGTTGTTGGAATTGAAGAGAGTTCAGgatgtgaaaaaaattctaagTGATGATTTATCCCATTTAAAGGAGCGATTAGGAGCGGTGGAAGACAGATCTCAATACACAGATGAGATAAATAGATTAAAAGAGGAACTAAACCGGTCTTTGAAAACTGAAAccaacttgaaaaaagaatttgcaACCCTTAAATATAGGTTGGAGACATCAAACAATGATTCTGAAGCAAAAATATCTGATTTATTAAAACAGCTTGATCATTATACAAAGGTAGTAGAAATGTTGAATAATGAAAGAGATGCCGTCTCTCTTTCAGAAAACGAGCTGtatcaaaaatttgaagcTCTTAATACCGAATGCCAGTCGCTTAGAAGTACAGTTGCATCTCTATCAAAGATTAAGGAGGAGTTGGAGTCTAATTTAAAACTAAAAACGGATGAGCTAGATGCATCAAGTACAGCCTTCACAAAGTCTGCTCAAGAGAATAAAGAGataactgaaaaaatcaaatactTGGAAGAAACGCTGAAGCTTCAAATAGAGCAAAATGCAAGGAACGGGGAACTGGTTAGAAAACTGCAAGATAGCAGCAATGTATTCAGAGAAAAATTCGACAATGAGAAACAGAAGAACATTGATTTGTTCGAAGAAAATCAATCGTCGCAAAAGCTTATTACCGACTTACAGTCTCATTTAGAGAATTTACAGGACAGATTGTCTGACActtctgaaaagaaagcatgGCTAGCCAAGATACATGAGCTGGAGAATTTAGTAAGTCAAGAAACCAAGTTGAAGTacgaagaaatgaaaaaaaataaaaacatggAGAGGATGGTCGAGGATTTACAAAATAAGAACTCTCAACAATCAGACGTCATTGAACTAGCGAACAGAAACAGAGccgaatttgaagaaaccgCTTTGAAATATGAGGCACAAATTTCTGAGTtggaaaaatatatttcCCAGCAAGAACTTGACATAAAGAAATCTATCAGGGATAATTCTTCTTACCATGATAAAGTGCAAGAGATGGCGCAAGAAATCGAGTTTTGGAAAACCCGGTATGAATCTACCATGATAGGGTCAAAAAATATGGATAGCAATAACGCAGAAGGAGgagtttttatttaa
- the MAS2 gene encoding mitochondrial-processing protease subunit alpha, translated as MLRNSVKRLYSNVTRTDNFKLSSLSNGLRVATSNSPGHFSALGLYIDAGSRFEGRNLKGCTHILDRLAFRSTEHIEGRAMAETLELLGGNYQCTSSRENMMYQASVFNQDVGKMLQLMSETVRFPKITEQELQEQKLSAEYEIDEVWMKPELVLPELLHTAAYSGETLGSPLICPRELISSISKYYLMDYRNKFYTPENTVAAFVGIPHDKALELAEKYLGDWQSTHPPISKKTSHYTGGETCIPPAPVFGNLPELFHIQVGFEGLPIDHPDIYALATLQTLLGGGGSFSAGGPGKGMYSRLYTHVLNQYYFVENCVAFNHSYSDSGIFGISLSCIPQAAPQAVEVIAQQMYNTFANKDLKLTEDEVSRAKNQLKSSLLMNLESKLVELEDMGRQVLMHGRKVPIDEMINKIENLRPDDISRVAEMIFTGNVNNTGKGRGKPTVVMQGDRSAFGDVEHVLSAYGLGKNASIKNDSSKKTGWF; from the coding sequence ATGCTAAGGAATAGCGTTAAGAGATTGTATTCCAATGTCACTAGAACAGacaatttcaaactttCGTCACTCTCGAACGGGTTGAGAGTGGCCACATCCAATTCTCCTGGACACTTCAGTGCCTTAGGGCTCTATATCGATGCAGGGTCTCGTTTTGAAGGCAGAAATTTGAAAGGTTGTACCCATATCCTGGACAGACTTGCGTTCAGGTCGACCGAGCATATCGAGGGGAGGGCGATGGCTGAGACGCTTGAGTTATTGGGTGGGAACTACCAGTGTACATCGTCTAGGGAAAATATGATGTATCAGGCCTCGGTATTTAATCAGGATGTTGGTAAGATGCTCCAATTGATGTCCGAGACAGTGAGGTTCCCTAAGATTACTGAACAGGAACTACAAGAACAGAAATTGTCAGCAGAGTACGAAATCGATGAAGTTTGGATGAAACCTGAGCTGGTGTTGCCTGAGCTTTTACATACGGCAGCATACTCTGGAGAAACATTGGGGTCCCCCCTGATCTGTCCCCGAGAACTTATTTCTTCCATTTCCAAGTACTACTTAATGGATTACAGGAATAAATTTTACACTCCGGAAAATACTGTCGCGGCATTTGTTGGAATTCCCCACGATAAAGCCTTGGAGCTTGCAGAAAAGTATTTGGGTGACTGGCAATCTACTCACCCCCCAATCAGCAAGAAGACCTCCCATTACACCGGTGGCGAAACTTGTATCCCACCAGCACCCGTTTTTGGGAACTTGCCAGAATTATTCCACATTCAGGTAGGATTTGAAGGCCTTCCTATAGATCATCCAGATATTTACGCTCTGGCAACTTTACAAACCTTGCTTGGGGGAGGCGGTTCATTCAGTGCGGGTGGTCCTGGAAAGGGGATGTATTCCCGTTTGTATACACATGTCCTAAACcaatattattttgttgagAATTGCGTCGCATTCAACCACTCTTATTCTGACTCAGGCATTTTCGGTATCTCACTATCTTGCATACCTCAGGCAGCCCCACAGGCAGTTGAGGTGATTGCACAACAAATGTATAACACATTTGCTAACAAAGATCTGAAATTGACTGAAGACGAAGTTTCTAGAGCCAAAAATCAATTGAAGTCTTCACTGCTAATGAATTTAGAGTCAAAACTAGTGGAGTTGGAGGACATGGGTAGACAAGTCCTAATGCATGGTCGTAAGGTTCCTATTGACGAAATGATAAATAAGATTGAAAATCTAAGACCAGACGATATTTCCCGTGTTGCTGAAATGATATTTACCGGAAATGTAAATAATACTGGTAAGGGTAGAGGTAAACCTACCGTTGTTATGCAAGGGGATAGAAGTGCCTTTGGTGACGTAGAGCATGTATTGAGTGCATATGGACTAGGCAAAAATGCCTCCATCAAAAACGATAGCTCCAAGAAAACTGGTTGGTTTTGA